The genomic window GAAGCGATGCCAAGTACCAAGCCCCCGAGTGGGATGCGCGATTATCTGCCCGAGGCCGTGTCCAGACGCCGCTATGTGGTGGCGACCATAGAGGAGGTGTTTCAGCGCCACGGCTTTGTGCCGCTCGAAACGCCGGCGATTGAGAACCTGTCCACCCTGCTCGGCAAATACGGCGAGGAAGGCGACCAGCTGTTGTACCGGCTGCTGCACCGGGGGGATAAGCTGAGCCGGGCGCTGGCCGAGCCCTCGGTCGATACGGCCGCCCTGGCCGAGCTGGGCCTCCGCTATGACCTGACCGTCCCGCTGGCCCGCGTGGTAGCCCACTACGGCCAGCAGCTGCCGCGCTTTTTCAAGCGCTATCAGATCCAGCCGGTGTGGCGCGCCGACCGGCCGGCCAAGGGACGCTTTCGGGAGTTCTACCAGTGCGATGTCGATATGACCGGCACCAGCTCGCCGCTGGCCGAGGTCGAGGTCATGAATGCCGTGTGCGGCGCGCTGCTGGCCCTCGGCTTTGCCGGCTTTGCCGTCGCGCTGAACCACCGCGCGCTCTTACGCAGCCTGATTGAGGCGGCCGACATCGAGCCTGCTTTGGAAGGCTCGGCCCTGATTGCCCTGGACAAGCTGGATAAAATCGGCCCAGCCGGGGTGCGCGAGGAATTGACCCAACGCGGCATGAGCCAAGCGTCGGCAGAGCGGCTGCTGGCCCTGACGACCGGCACCGAGCAGGCCGACAACACCCGTATCCTGCGTGAGCTGCGCGCCGCCCTCACCTCGCCCGAGGCCCGGCGGGCGCTCGATGAGCTGGACACGCTTTTGGCGCTCAGCGCCGACACCCCGGCCGGTCCGCTGCTGCGTCTCAGCCCGGCCCTGGCGCGGGGTCTCAGCTATTACACCGGCCCGATTTTCGAGATCATTTCGCCGGATTTCAGCGGCTCGCTGGGCGGCGGCGGTCGCTACGACAACCTGGTCGGCATGTTCAGTGGCAAACAGGTGCCGGCGGTTGGTTTCTCGCTGGGCCTGGAGCGGATTCTGCTGCTGATGGAAGACGGCCGCATGTTCCCCGACCTCCAGCTGCGGGCCCAGGTCATGGTGTGTCCGCTGCCCGACACGCCGCTGGCTGCGGTGACGGGTCTGGCAGCCCGGCTACGCCAGGCCGGGATTACCGTCGAGCTGTATCCAGAACAGGCAAAACTCGGCCGCCAGCTGTCTACCGCCGACAATCTGCATATCCCCTACGCCCTGATCATCGGACCGGACGAGGTGGCCCGGCAGACCTACAGCCTCAAGAATCTGGCCACCGGACAGCAGGACAGCCTGGACGAGGCGGGCCTGATTGCCACCCTGGGGCAGATCGGAAAATAGAGGCACAACGATGCGGGTCACGGTTCTGGGCGCGGGCGACGCCTTCAGCAGCGGCGGTCAGCGTCAGAGCGGCTATCTGGTCGAAACCGACAGCGCCACGTTTTTGCTGGACTGCGGCACGACCACGCTGCTGGCGCTGAAAACGCTGCGGATTCCGGCCAATCGGATCGACTTCGTGGCCATCAGCCATCTGCACGGCGACCACTTCGGCGGCCTGCCCTTTCTGTTCCTCGAATACCTGTACGAGCAGCCGCGCAGCCGTCCGCTGCACATCGCCGGACCGCCGGGCATACAGGAACGCGTCCTGGCCCTCCACCGCGTCATGTACGGCGAGCTGTCCACCCGCAATCCGTCCTTTGGCCCGGAATTTCACCAGCTCCCGCCGGGCCGACCGGCCCGGGTGTGTCAGGTCGAGCTGTTGCCTTTTCGCGTTCCGCATCAGGTAGACGAGATTTCCCTGGGCTACCGGGTGGCGGTTGACGGCAAATCACTCCTGTACTCCGGCGACTGTGGCTGGAACGAAGACCTGGTTCGCCACGCCCAGGGCACGGACCTGTTTATCTGCGAGTGCTGCTTTTTTGAGACCCGGACCTCGTATCACATCAGCTATCCGCAGCTGGCCGAACACGCCCCCCGCCTGGACTGCAAACGCCTGCTGCTCAGCCATCTCGGCCGCGAGGTCTTGGAACGTCTGCCCCAGCTCAGGCTGGAGTGCGCGACCGACGGCTTGGTGCTCGAGGTGTAGCGAAGCCCGGCTGCGTGGCGCAAGACCGGCCGCTCAGCCGCCCGACAACAGGCGTCCCAGCGCGGTCCACAGCTGAAACAGGCCCAAGGCTGACACCACCACCACGACCAGCGTGCCTAAGAGATTGGCCAGCCAGCCGTTGGTGTGCTCGCCCAGGAGTTCCCGGCGGTTCATCACGATCAGCAGGAAGACGGCGACGGCCGGCAGCAGCACGCCATTGATCGCCTGGGCGACAATAATCACTGCCACCGGACTCTGGCCGACCACCGCCAGCCCTGTTCCAATCAGCACGATCACGCCCCACACCGCCCGCAGCCGCCAGCTGCGTAAATCGCGCGGCCAGCCCAGGATGCCGGCCGTGGCGTAGGCCGCGGCCAGGGGAGCCGTCATGGCGCTGGTGATGCCGGCACACACCAGGCCGGCGGCGAAAAAAGACCGGGCGGCCGAACCGAGCAGCGGCGTCAGCTGGTCGGCCATTGCCCCGACATTGTCCAGCGGGATGCCGCGAACGAAGAACGCGCCGGCGGCCGTTGAGACAACCGCCAGAGTTACCACGCCCCCAATCGACACCGACAGCCAGGTATCACGCCTGGCGATGCGCAGCGCTGTCGGCTGAGGCAGTCCGTCGGCCCAGCGTTCCCGCACCGCCTCGGC from Desulfurellaceae bacterium includes these protein-coding regions:
- a CDS encoding Nramp family divalent metal transporter translates to MKHYGPGFLVVAAFIGPGTVTTASLAGARFGYSLVWALIFSVLATIVLQEMAARLGLVSRRGLGQALRTVFADSRLRLPVCALVVVGIGGGNAAFETGNITGAAAGLALLSGGPSQLWALGTGLLVVCLLALGTYRAIERCLLVLVLGMSLVFVLAAVLARPSVDELIRGAAWPSLPADSVLLIVALIGTTVVPYNLFLHAEAVRERWADGLPQPTALRIARRDTWLSVSIGGVVTLAVVSTAAGAFFVRGIPLDNVGAMADQLTPLLGSAARSFFAAGLVCAGITSAMTAPLAAAYATAGILGWPRDLRSWRLRAVWGVIVLIGTGLAVVGQSPVAVIIVAQAINGVLLPAVAVFLLIVMNRRELLGEHTNGWLANLLGTLVVVVVSALGLFQLWTALGRLLSGG
- a CDS encoding MBL fold metallo-hydrolase, whose protein sequence is MRVTVLGAGDAFSSGGQRQSGYLVETDSATFLLDCGTTTLLALKTLRIPANRIDFVAISHLHGDHFGGLPFLFLEYLYEQPRSRPLHIAGPPGIQERVLALHRVMYGELSTRNPSFGPEFHQLPPGRPARVCQVELLPFRVPHQVDEISLGYRVAVDGKSLLYSGDCGWNEDLVRHAQGTDLFICECCFFETRTSYHISYPQLAEHAPRLDCKRLLLSHLGREVLERLPQLRLECATDGLVLEV
- the hisS gene encoding histidine--tRNA ligase, with translation MPSTKPPSGMRDYLPEAVSRRRYVVATIEEVFQRHGFVPLETPAIENLSTLLGKYGEEGDQLLYRLLHRGDKLSRALAEPSVDTAALAELGLRYDLTVPLARVVAHYGQQLPRFFKRYQIQPVWRADRPAKGRFREFYQCDVDMTGTSSPLAEVEVMNAVCGALLALGFAGFAVALNHRALLRSLIEAADIEPALEGSALIALDKLDKIGPAGVREELTQRGMSQASAERLLALTTGTEQADNTRILRELRAALTSPEARRALDELDTLLALSADTPAGPLLRLSPALARGLSYYTGPIFEIISPDFSGSLGGGGRYDNLVGMFSGKQVPAVGFSLGLERILLLMEDGRMFPDLQLRAQVMVCPLPDTPLAAVTGLAARLRQAGITVELYPEQAKLGRQLSTADNLHIPYALIIGPDEVARQTYSLKNLATGQQDSLDEAGLIATLGQIGK